The genome window CCAGCAAAATCGGAAATAGTCAGTTGACAGTTGACAGTTGGCAGTTGGCAGTTGACAGTTGACAGTTGACAGTTGACAGTTGGCAGTTGGCAGTTGACAGTTGTCATTGGAAGCAATTCCCAATTCCCAATTCCCAATTCCCAATTCCCAATGACAGACAATCAACTGCAAAACTTCTTAGAAATAGCCACCGAAGCAGCCCTAGCCGCCGGTTCCGTCCTGAAATCTTTCTGCGGAAAATTAGAAAAAATTCAAGAAAAAGGACGATCGGGCGATTTAGTCACAGAAGCCGACAAAGCCTCAGAAGCCGTCATCTTAGAAATTCTGGGCCGCCACGTACCCGACCACGGCATCCTCGCCGAAGAATCCGGCAAATTAGGAGATGCCAGCAGCAAATACCTGTGGGCGATCGACCCTTTGGACGGCACAACAAATTATGCTCACCAATATCCTTTTTGGGCCGTGTCGATCGGACTTTTAATCGACGGCATACCACAAATTGGAGTAATTTACGACCCTTTTCATAATGAATTGTTTCGGGCAGGCAAAGGATTGGGAGCAACCTGCAACCGTTCGCCGATCGAAGTTTCCCAAATCTCAGAATTGAGAACCAGCTTGCTAGTCACTGGCTTTGCATACGATCGGCGCGAAACAGCAGACAATAATTATGCCGAATTCTGTCACCTCACCCACCTCACCCAAGGCGTGCGGCGCAGCGGTTCCGCATCCCTAGACCTCGCACACCTGGCGATGGGGCGATCGGACGGATACTGGGAACGGGGACTCTCCCCTTGGGACGTAGCAGCCGGTGTACTCATCGTCTCCGAAGCCGGAGGTCAAATTACAGCTTATGACGGCAGTGCCTTTGAGATGAACTCGGGTCGGATTTTGGCCACAAACGGCAAAATACACGCCGAACTCAGCGGCGCACTGCTAGCAGTTCCTCCCTTATCTTCTTGGAAGTAGCGCCTCCGCAGCCAAGGATCGGGGGTAGTACGGGGGTCACAACCCCTTGACTCAAGCTACATTATAGTGAAAAGCCAGGAAAGGAAGAGTAAAATTTATGTCTTTTGAAATGACAAAAGGGCTGTTCAAGTATGACTTTACAGATCAGCACGCAATTTTGGGAATTCCCTTAGACGCCGAGTTTAACGACATCCGCAAACGCTACATGAAAATCGCCCGCCGGTTGCATTCGGATACTTGCTCTTTTGAAAGCCAAGCCGATAAGGATTGGGCTAACCAATTTTTGTCAAAAGTAGTCAATCCGGCCTACAACAAATTTTCCAAGGAAAACGATCGCAAAGAATACAGCCTGCTATTAGCAGCCATCGCCAAGCGCGTCGTTAAAGAACAAGCTAAAATGCAAATTGAAAGCGCAGCAGCCAAACAGTTAGCTACCGCTAAAGATTGGGAAGAAGCTTACAAAACAGCAGTTAGCAAACTCGCTCTCAAGCAGTACGAATCAGTTAAGGAAACGCAAGAGGCGATCGATCAAATTAGCGAACTCAACATGGTTTACCTGCTGCGAAAAGAGCGCATGAGTGCTGGTGTTGGGGTTGCACCCGCTTCACCCATAAAAGATGCAACCCCAATAAAAGATGCAACCCCACCCCCACCCCCAACCCCAACCCCAACCCCAACTCCGCCTCCTGCCAAAGACTCCCAGACCGAAGCCTATTGCCGCCGAGCTCAAGGATTCATGGACAGCAAAAGTTACGCCAAAGCAATTTTAGAGTTGAAAGAAGCGGTGAAACGCGAGCCGAAACACAGCCACGCCCACGCTTTGTTAGCAATGTGTTACCTTGAACAAAATCAAGCCACAATGGCAAAAATTGAGATGAACAAAGCTTTGGCATCAAATCCTGAAGAACCGACGGCTTTAGAGGTTAAGAAAAAGCTGGAACAAGCTTCCGCAAAAGCCAAAAAAAGTGACGAAAAACCAGGATTTTTTGCAAGTTTGTTTGGCGGGAAGAAGAAATGAGAAGTTGTGAATTGTGAGTCGGGAATAGTTAGAAAGTGTTGAATTGCTGAGCAGTGGAGTGAGTTCGCTCAAAAGAATCAAGAGTTGGTGAGATCGCATCGGATCGCGGTCGGAATTATACCGTCAGTGCGATCGTCCCGCGACGCGGATGCTCCAGAAAGAACGGGACGCTAGCACTGACGGGGAAAATGATTGTTCCGATGCAAACGAAAACGATATGACGCCTTAATTTGTTAAAGTCGAAGGTTAAGCTTGCCTTCTTCGACTTTAACAGCGTTCCCTAAAGCTAAGCTTCTAAGCCCAATCTCAAATCTCAAATCTCAAATCTCAAATTGATATGACGCCTTAATTTGTTAAAGTCGAAGGTTAAGCTTGCCTTCTTCGACTTTAACAGCGTCCCCTAAAGCTAAGCTTCTAAGCCCAATCTCAAATCTCAAATCTCAAATTGATATGACACCTTAATTTGTTAAAGTCAAATGTTAAGCTTGCCTGGTTCGACTTTAACAGCGTCCATAAAGCTAAGCTTCTGGGCCCAATCTA of Oscillatoria nigro-viridis PCC 7112 contains these proteins:
- a CDS encoding inositol monophosphatase family protein; amino-acid sequence: MTDNQLQNFLEIATEAALAAGSVLKSFCGKLEKIQEKGRSGDLVTEADKASEAVILEILGRHVPDHGILAEESGKLGDASSKYLWAIDPLDGTTNYAHQYPFWAVSIGLLIDGIPQIGVIYDPFHNELFRAGKGLGATCNRSPIEVSQISELRTSLLVTGFAYDRRETADNNYAEFCHLTHLTQGVRRSGSASLDLAHLAMGRSDGYWERGLSPWDVAAGVLIVSEAGGQITAYDGSAFEMNSGRILATNGKIHAELSGALLAVPPLSSWK
- a CDS encoding J domain-containing protein, whose product is MSFEMTKGLFKYDFTDQHAILGIPLDAEFNDIRKRYMKIARRLHSDTCSFESQADKDWANQFLSKVVNPAYNKFSKENDRKEYSLLLAAIAKRVVKEQAKMQIESAAAKQLATAKDWEEAYKTAVSKLALKQYESVKETQEAIDQISELNMVYLLRKERMSAGVGVAPASPIKDATPIKDATPPPPPTPTPTPTPPPAKDSQTEAYCRRAQGFMDSKSYAKAILELKEAVKREPKHSHAHALLAMCYLEQNQATMAKIEMNKALASNPEEPTALEVKKKLEQASAKAKKSDEKPGFFASLFGGKKK